One genomic window of Coffea eugenioides isolate CCC68of chromosome 1, Ceug_1.0, whole genome shotgun sequence includes the following:
- the LOC113781451 gene encoding probable glutamyl endopeptidase, chloroplastic: MRLHKVYHRFSSHSLPTPLSLLHHHHLPKPLSSSSRSPLPKAVPLPFRFPALHSPTSSSGTCYNTSSHLKPIPMPSSRIHNLVPVNAVAVEDGAASNASDPPHQPTHSASPENQDLGANGYQFPPPEIRDIVDAPPLPALSFSPQRDKILFLRRRSLPPLAELARPEEKLAGVRIDGKCNSRSRMSFYTGIGIHLLNADGTLGPEKEITGLPHGAKINFVTWSKDGRHLSFSVRADEDDDSGSKLKVWVADVETGKARLLFHSPDVYVNAVFDNFVWVNNSTLLVCTIPLSRGEPPKKRFVPSGPKIQSNEQKNVIQTRTFQDLLKDEYDEDLFEYYATTQLVVASLDGSVEPIGPPAIYTSMEPSPDEQYILSTSIHRPFSFIVPCGRFPKKVQVWTANGKFVRELCDLPLAEDIPITFNSVRKGMRSINWRADKPSTLYWVETQDGGDAKVEVSPRDIIYTQPAVPLENEQPIILHKLDLRYGGISWCDDSLALVYESWYKTRKIRTWVISPGSREDISPRILFDRSSEDVYSDPGSPMLRRTSAGTYVIAKVKNSDDEGIYVLLSGIGATPEGNIPFLDLFDINTGNKERIWQSDKDKYYETIVALMSDQNEGELYLNQLKILTSKESKTENTQYFILSWPEKKPCQITNFPHPYPQLASLQKEMIRYQRKDGVQLTATLYLPPGYDPSKDGPLPCLVWSYPGEFKSKDAAGQVRGSPNEFAGIGPTSPLLWLARRFAVLSGPTIPIIGEGDEEANDRYVEQLVASAEAAVEEVICRGVARAEKIAIGGHSYGAFMAANLLAQAPHLFCCGIARSGAYNRTLTPFGFQNEDRTLWEATTTYVEMSPFMSAHKIKKPILLIHGEEDNNPGTLTMQSDRFFNALKGHGALSRLVILPFESHGYAARESIMHVLWETDRWLQTYCVLNSSVDSNTCTDNIKGTEGSESKVVDAAEGVRELEDQQKITLYYSQRSSL; encoded by the exons ATGCGGCTTCACAAAGTTTATCATCGATTCTCCTCCCACTCCCTTCCCACTCCCCTCTCTCTTCTTCACCATCATCATCTCCCCAAGcctctctcctcctcctcccgtTCTCCTCTCCCCAAAGCCGTCCCATTACCCTTTAGATTTCCGGCCCTGCATTCACCAACTTCCAGTTCCGGGACCTGTTATAATACCTCCTCCCATCTCAAACCCATCCCCATGCCCTCCTCCAGAATCCACAATCTTGTACCCGTAAACGCCGTCGCTGTGGAGGACGGTGCTGCTTCCAACGCATCCGATCCTCCTCATCAACCCACTCATTCTGCGTCACCTGAAAACCAAG ATTTGGGCGCCAATGGATATCAATTTCCTCCCCCAGAAATTAGAGATATAGTGGATGCTCCCCCTCTTCCTGCACTCTCGTTCTCTCCGCAGAGGGATAAAATACTTTTCCTCAGGCGGAGATCTTTACCTCCTTTGGCAGAATTAGCCAGGCCAGAGGAGAAGCTCGCTGGTGTTCGCATTGATGGAAAATGTAATTCCCGAAGCCGTAT GTCATTTTACACGGGTATAGGGATCCACTTGCTAAATGCTGATGGTACCTTAGGTCCAGAGAAGGAGATCACCGGCCTCCCACACGGTGCTAAAATCAATTTTGTTACTTG GTCAAAGGACGGTCGGCATTTATCCTTCAGTGTTCGAGCTGATGAG GATGATGACAGTGGCAGTAAGCTCAAAGTCTGGGTTGCTGATGTGGAGACTGGGAAAGCTAGACTATTGTTCCACTCGCCGGATGTATATGTTAATGCAGTTTTTGATAA CTTTGTCTGGGTGAATAACTCAACTCTATTGGTTTGTACAATCCCTTTATCTCGTGGGGAGCCACCAAAGAAGCGCTTTGTTCCCTCTGGTCCTAAGATTCAGTCTAATGAGCAAAAAAATGTTATTCAAACGAGAACCTTCCAAGATCTGCTCAAAGACGAATATGATGAAGATTTATTTGAGTACTATGCTACTACACAACTTGTTGTGGCCTCTCTGGATGGGTCAGTGGAGCCAATTGGACCACCGGCCATATATACTTCAATGGAACCATCTCCAGATGAGCAATATATTTTGAGTACTTCAATTCATAGGCCATTTTCTTTTATTGTACCCTGTGGAAGATTTCCCAAAAAGGTCCAGGTGTGGACAGCTAATGGGAAATTTGTTAGAGAACTTTGTGATTTGCCCTTGGCTGAAGACATTCCTATTACTTTCAATAGTGTGCGGAAAGGGATGCGATCAATTAATTGGAGAGCTGACAAACCTTCCACCCTCTACTG GGTTGAGACGCAAGATGGTGGTGATGCCAAAGTTGAAGTGTCTCCGCGTGACATTATCTATACACAACCTGCTGTGCCACTTGAAAATGAACAGCCAATTATATTACACAAACTTGATCTTCGCTATGG AGGGATTTCTTGGTGCGATGATTCGCTTGCTTTGGTGTACGAGTCCTGGTACAAAACACGGAAGATAAGAACCTGGGTTATTTCTCCTGGGTCCAGGGAGGACATAAGTCCACGCATACTATTTGATAGGTCATCAGAAGACGTCTACTCTGATCCTGGCTCTCCCATGTTGCGGAGAACTTCTGCTGGAACTTATGTGATTGCAAAGGTGAAAAATTCTGACGATGAAGGCATTTATGTTCTGTTGAGTGGAATCGGTGCTACTCCAGAAGGGAACATCCCATTTTTGGATTTGTTTGACAT AAATACAGGGAACAAGGAACGAATATGGCAAAGTGATAAGGATAAATACTACGAAACTATTGTTGCTTTAATGTCCGATCAGAATGAAGGGGAGTTGTATCTTAATCAATTGAAAATACTTACTTCTAAAGAATCTAAAACTGAAAATACCCAATATTTCATACTAAGTTGGCCAGAAAAGAAACCCTGCCAGATTACAAATTTCCCCCATCCATACCCTCAGCTGGCATCATTACAGAAGGAGATGATCAGATATCAAAGGAAGGACGGAGTTCAACTTACTGCAACCCTGTACCTTCCACCAGGTTATGATCCCTCAAAAGATGGACCCCTTCCATGTCTGGTTTGGTCATATCCAGGTGAGTTTAAAAGTAAAGATGCAGCTGGACAAGTCCGTGGTTCTCCTAATGAGTTTGCTGGAATTGGACCAACGTCCCCTCTACTTTGGTTGGCAAGGAG GTTCGCTGTTTTGTCTGGACCGACAATTCCCATCATTGGTGAGGGAGATGAAGAGGCAAATGATAG GTATGTGGAGCAACTTGTTGCAAGTGCGGAGGCTGCTGTTGAGGAAGTTATATGTAGGGGT GTGGCACGTGCAGAAAAAATTGCCATTGGCGGTCATTCCTACGGGGCATTCATGGCTGCTAACCTCCTGGCACAAGCTCCGCATCTTTTCTGTTGTGGGATTGCTCGATCTGGAGCCTATAACCGAACTCTTACACCTTTTGGGTTTCAG AATGAGGATCGAACTCTTTGGGAGGCCACAACTACCTACGTTGAGATGAGCCCATTCATGTCAGCCCATAAAATTAAGAAGCCCATCTTGCTTATTCATGGCGAAGAGGACAACAATCCTGGAACCTTAACAATGCAG TCCGATCGATTTTTCAATGCTTTGAAAGGACATGGTGCACTTTCTCGTCTGGTTATTCTTCCCTTTGAGAGTCATGGCTATGCTGCACGTGAAAGCATAATGCATGTTCTCTGGGAGACTGACAGGTGGCTGCAAACATATTGTGTATTGAATAGTAGTGTTGATTCTAATACTTGTACAGACAACATTAAAGGTACAGAGGGTTCAGAAAGCAAAGTCGTCGATGCAGCTGAAGGAGTCAGAGAGCTAGAAGATCAACAAAAGATTACACTTTATTACTCCCAAAGATCATCCTTGTG
- the LOC113748907 gene encoding calvin cycle protein CP12-2, chloroplastic-like has product MAAIAGVSLSTPQILAKASHSTLKFPCLNHPCKSSTTTHFVHRGLSVRPLAAAPERLSDQVAESVKHAEEACAGDPESGECAAAWDEVEELSAAASDARDRKKETDVLENYCKDNPETEECRTYDN; this is encoded by the coding sequence ATGGCAGCCATAGCTGGTGTGAGCCTCTCAACCCCACAAATATTGGCCAAGGCATCACACTCGACCCTCAAGTTCCCCTGCCTAAACCACCCATGCAAGAGTTCCACCACCACCCATTTTGTGCACCGGGGACTCTCTGTCCGGCCCCTGGCTGCAGCACCGGAAAGGCTGTCGGACCAGGTGGCTGAGAGCGTCAAGCATGCTGAGGAAGCATGCGCCGGTGACCCAGAAAGCGGAGAGTGTGCTGCCGCGTGGGATGAAGTCGAGGAGCTGAGCGCAGCTGCAAGTGACGCCAGGGACCGCAAGAAAGAGACGGACGTCTTGGAGAACTATTGCAAAGACAATCCTGAGACTGAGGAGTGCCGTACCTATGACAACTGA
- the LOC113748818 gene encoding bZIP transcription factor 53-like has product MAPDKSFMNFGSKGDPCNAKCDLKKMKRKESNRLSAQRSRNKKHQQLEELLRQVNLLKEENQSYSDRINATNQMYQNMASQNKVVRAQFDELSDRLRSMNDVIHIASEVNGVAIDTQEIPDTSHKPWQLPFPAQPMLQDPFLPQPLQQDSFLPQPLPLLQDPWHLSCVNQPIAASADYFLD; this is encoded by the coding sequence ATGGCACCAGACAAATCATTTATGAATTTCGGGTCAAAGGGGGATCCATGTAATGCTAAGTGTGAtttgaagaagatgaagagAAAGGAATCCAATCGCTTATCTGCTCAGAGGTCTCGAAATAAGAAGCACCAGCAGCTTGAAGAGCTTCTCCGTCAAGTGAATCTCTTAAAGGAAGAAAACCAATCATACTCGGACAGAATCAATGCCACCAATCAAATGTATCAAAACATGGCTTCTCAAAATAAGGTTGTGAGGGCTCAGTTTGATGAATTGTCTGATCGTTTGCGTTCCATGAATGATGTGATTCACATTGCATCTGAAGTCAATGGTGTGGCGATTGATACTCAAGAAATTCCAGATACCTCACATAAACCATGGCAGCTCCCCTTTCCGGCTCAGCCGATGTTGCAGGACCCATTTCTGCCTCAACCATTGCAGCAGGATTCCTTTCTACCTCAACCACTACCACTGTTGCAAGACCCATGGCATCTCTCCTGTGTGAATCAGCCAATTGCTGCCTCTGCTGATTACTTCCTCGACTGA